A single Oncorhynchus kisutch isolate 150728-3 linkage group LG19, Okis_V2, whole genome shotgun sequence DNA region contains:
- the LOC109878983 gene encoding zinc finger protein 2-like, with protein MAESFEERLVKAVKEHTHLYDTSMRLHFDKEALEHSWREIATYLNSDPDTCRKKWRLARDRHVRALKKSKDMPEGVPRPGSLSWLTIFIKHRQTNPNFPEISADRVESPNDNLDQTPLFSDQAGPLFPLTSFRLLVPPLRLMSAFMWQVAQERNVMHYGKLEEFVTLVTEMVPELLSSRQRTQLILGLRARMVLELFRNENPPDPQTIQLNLDRIKTSSVHAVHKDSQSRNELESSESNFVELVKTLLEDPSEKKHFFQVVFPIRYGPRYDTALQILMWEFLSRLEELLPVPDLTETASCLSLAPSDLEEFWHSVSDPEHLKTLLQHHRHLGHLSKNEFSNQVADNILSTLSIPQIHGLKSSLDGHEGMKGSTEGWKINSEEGGELHFEKNLEDDGSERNEDTERGLKDEDDAKWTSPLSEPEDSDEPASDIPSQVFSCPQCPFSHREMVDLHQHIRKEHLTEEDSRSLDSGGAENSLPSSQTAKSSSAKSSSAKSSSAKRINNNTCKQCGKGFRCTTDLKRHQSVHTNVQPFRCNQCEKRFKSERYLQLHKKSHDVEPMHRPICQHCGKSYTSAAVLKIHIRTHTGERPYSCSVCGKKFNQKHTLVRHLRMHKGDRPYLCSVCGKAFFVSGELLVHMRFHTGERPYRCKPCGKAFSTSCALTSHKRWHSNERPFTCSLCSKGFAETGGLKRHMFIHTEEKPHYCHTCGKGFSQLSNMRIHLKTHKK; from the exons ATGGCTGAATCGTTTGAAGAACGTCTCGTAAAAGCTGTCAAAGAGCATACACACTTGTATGATACCTCAATGCGTTTACATTTCGACAAAGAGGCTCTCGAGCACAGTTGGCGCGAAATTGCTACATATTTAAACTCCGATCCAGATACTTGCAGGAAGAAATGGAGACTTGCAAGGGACCGTCATGTGAGAGCACTGAAAAAGTCTAAGGACATGCCAGAGGGTGTACCGAGGCCTGGAAGCCTGAGTTGGCTCACCATTTTTATAAAACATCGGCAAACCAACCCAAACTTTCCCGAG ATCTCAGCAGACAGAGTTGAGAGTCCTAATGACAACCTGGATCAGACTCCCTTGTTTTCAGACCAGGCAG GTCCACTGTTCCCTTTAACATCTTTCCGTCTCCTGGTTCCACCTCTACGACTGATGTCAGCTTTCATGTGGCAAGTGGCTCAAGAGCGTAATGTGATGCACTATGGGAAGCTGGAGGAGTTTGTGACTTTGGTGACAGAGATGGTTCCAGAGCTGCTGAGCTCCAGGCAGAGGACCCAACTCATCCTGGGTCTGAGAGCAAGG ATGGTTTTAGAGTTGTTTCGTAATGAAAACCCACCGGACCCCCAGACCATCCAACTTAATTTGGACAGAATCAAAACTTCTTCAGTACATGCTGTGCACAAGGAT TCACAGAGTAGAAATGAGTTGGAGTCTTCAGAGTCTAACTTCGTGGAGCTGGTCAAAACCCTGCTCGAAGACCCTTCTGAGAAGAAGCACTTCTTCCAG gTGGTGTTCCCAATACGTTATGGCCCTCGGTATGACACAGCACTGCAGATACTGATGTGGGAGTTTCTCTCCCGACTGGAGGAGTTGCTGCCTGTACCAGACCTCACAGAG ACAGCATCTTGTCTCAGCCTTGCCCCCTCTGACCTGGAGGAGTTCTGGCATTCTGTCTCTGACCCCGAGCACCTGAAGACACTGCTGCAGCATCATAGACATTTGGGTCACTTGAGCAAAA ATGAATTCTCCAACCAGGTTGCAGACAACATCTTGTCCACATTGTCAATTCCTCAAATTCATGGCCTGAAGTCAAGCCTTGATGGACATGAAGGCATGAAAGGGAGCACAGAGGGGTGGAAGATCAACAGTGAGGAAGGAGGAGAGTTGCATTTTGAAAAGAACTTGGAGGATGATGGAAGTGAGAGAAATGAAGACACTGAGAGGGGATTGAAGGATGAGGATGACGCAAAGTGGACCTCCCCTCTGAGTGAACCAGAGGACTCGGATG AACCGGCTAGTGACATACCCTCCCAGGTCTTCTCCTGCCCCCAGTGCCCATTCTCCCACAGGGAAATGGTGGACCTTCATCAGCACATCAGGAAGGAAcatctaacagaggaggacagcaggagccTGGACTCTGGAGGAGCTGAGAACTCACTGCCATCCAGTCAAACAGCCAAGAGCTCCTCAGCCAAGAGCTCCTCAGCCAAGAGCTCGTCAGCCAAGAGAATCAATAACAACACCTGCAAACAGTGTGGGAAGGGTTTCAGATGCACAACTGACCTGAAACGACACCAAAGTGTTCACACCAATGTGCAGCCGTTCCGGTGCAATCAGTGTGAGAAGAGATTCAAATCGGAGAGATATCTACAACTGCACAAGAAAAGTCACGACGTAGAACCGATGCACAGGCCTATTTGCCAGCACTGTGGCAAGAGTTACACTAGTGCAGCCGTCCTCAAAATACACATACGTACCCACACCGGAGAGCGGCCTTACTCCTGCTCAGTCTGTGGGAAGAAGTTCAATCAAAAGCACACATTAGTTAGACACCTCCGGATGCACAAAGGAGATAGACCATACCTGTGTAGCGTATGCGGGAAGGCTTTCTTTGTTTCTGGGGAACTCTTAGTGCACATGCGTTTTCACACAGGGGAACGACCTTACCGCTGTAAACCGTGTGGAAAGGCTTTCAGCACGTCATGCGCTCTCACGTCGCATAAGCGATGGCACTCAAACGAGCGCCCGTTCACCTGCTCCCTGTGTTCAAAGGGCTTTGCGGAAACTGGTGGCCTTAAAAGACACATGTTTATTCATACTGAGGAGAAGCCCCATTACTGCCACACGTGTGGGAAAGGATTTAGTCAGTTGAGCAACATGAGAATACATTTGAAAACTCATAAAAAATAA